One Natronorubrum halophilum genomic window, GGTCTGTCATCGGGCACGCCTCGGGATCGTCCAGACAGGCTGGCTTGCGCGCCGTACAGTACTCGCGGCCGAACTGGATCGTCGCCGTGTGGGCGAAGCCGCACTTCGCCGCGGGAACGTCTCGCTCGAGAACGGCCCGAACGCCCTCGTGGTCCGCGTCCGGCGGTGCGATCCCCATGCGGCGATAGATCCGGTGGACGTGCGTGTCGACCGGAAAGACGCCGCCGCGACCGCCCGCAAAGAGCAGGACGCAGTCGGCGGTCTTGGGTCCGACGCCGCGGACGGAGAGGAGCGTCTCGCGCACCGCCGACGGCTCCTCGTCTTTGACGTAGGCGTCGAACTCGGCGGCGGAGCCGAACGTCTCGAGGACCCACTCGGCGGTGTCGATGATCGTCTCCGACTTCTGGTTGTACAGCCCCGCGGAACTGATCGTCTCGGCGAGTTCCGAGCGCTCCGCGCTCGTGAGCGAGTCGGCGAGGTCGACGTCGCCCTCGCTCGCATCGTCTGACTCGTGTCGAAACCCGGCGTCGCCGTATCGCTCGATAAGGGCGTCGTGAGCCGGTTGGCTCGCCTTGTCGCTGGTGTTCTGGCTCAGGATCGTTCGAACGAGACAGGTGAAGGCGTCCTGCCCGCCGTACGTCTTCTGCCAGTATCGCTCCCCCAGTCGGTCGACGACCTCCTCCGCGCGGGTATCCGCGGTCGCGGGGTCGAATTCGGCTGCGACGCCGCCACCGTCCGTTCCACCGCTGATGTTGATGGTCGGCTCCGAATCGTCGCTCATACGGTACCCTCGAGGTCACGGAACAAAACCGCGACGGACCGCGGTCTGTGGAGTCGGTATCAGCGTCGGTCAAAAATCAGGAACGGTTGCCGGTGATCGATCAGGCCCGCGTTCTGGTCGTCTCGGGAGCGGTCCGACGGTCCTTCGCCCACGAGCCGATCGCGCCGCCCAGCGCGCCGGGGATGGCGTGGAACGCGAGCATGAGCAAGCCGAGGACGAGCACGCCGAACGTCGGGACGACACCCGCGAACAGCAGTGTCGTAAACCCTGCAATAGCTAACAGGATGAGCGATCCGAAGACGGTTGCGATACCGCCGTGGATCGCGCCGGAACTCACCGTTCCGCCGACGAGGTATCCTGCGGTGAGACCGCCGAGAACACCGATTACGCCCCAGTATGATACGACGACCGAGGTATCCGACCCCGCGTAAATGAGGCCGCTGATGACCCCCAGCGCGAGAGTTACGGCGAATCCGATTATGACAGCTGACCATTTAATGTCCATGATCAAGTACTAGTACGCTGTCAGAGGATATAATCCAATCTCACGACGTTCGAGTAGTTCACTAAACGCAGATAGTACGGCCCCTAACCCAGATAACCGGCAGTATTCTGATATCGTCACCGACAATTCATACGTCGCCATCATCGACGAGCTTACGGATCGATTACCTGTTGGGAGTCGGTCGGATCGCGACTGCTCACTATCGAGTCCGATCGAAGCGGAAGTCGACTCGCCTACGGGCGGGTCAGGTACCCTACCCGATCGGATCCGGCGGGTGCTCAGCCCAGAAGGTTATTGAGGGACATTCCGATAAAGAAGACGATCACGACTTCGGTGACGATCCACGAATGAGTGTTCATCCAGTTTCGAACCTTCGGAAGGAAGGTTTCCGCGCGCTCGCCGAAGGCGACCAGAACGAGCGATGGAAGGGCCAAAATCAGGAGCGTGAGGGAGATGAACGGGACGGCGTCCGTCCACGGGGCGTCACGGGCCGCAAGATAGGAACCGACCGAGACCGACGTGAGAACGTCCGTCGGAAAGAATCCGAGCAGGAGGAAGCCGAACCTGAACGAAAACCGCGGCGTCGCAGCGCCGAGTTTCCCCATCCACCGAGGCGGTTCCGACTCGTCCCTAGTTCGGTAGGTGTGTACCATCGCGAGCAAGAGAGCACCCAGAATAATCGCGCTG contains:
- a CDS encoding endonuclease III domain-containing protein, translating into MSDDSEPTINISGGTDGGGVAAEFDPATADTRAEEVVDRLGERYWQKTYGGQDAFTCLVRTILSQNTSDKASQPAHDALIERYGDAGFRHESDDASEGDVDLADSLTSAERSELAETISSAGLYNQKSETIIDTAEWVLETFGSAAEFDAYVKDEEPSAVRETLLSVRGVGPKTADCVLLFAGGRGGVFPVDTHVHRIYRRMGIAPPDADHEGVRAVLERDVPAAKCGFAHTATIQFGREYCTARKPACLDDPEACPMTDLCDQVGVYPETGEVIDPAETLE
- a CDS encoding DUF5518 domain-containing protein, which gives rise to MDIKWSAVIIGFAVTLALGVISGLIYAGSDTSVVVSYWGVIGVLGGLTAGYLVGGTVSSGAIHGGIATVFGSLILLAIAGFTTLLFAGVVPTFGVLVLGLLMLAFHAIPGALGGAIGSWAKDRRTAPETTRTRA
- a CDS encoding GAP family protein; amino-acid sequence: MSFLEVLPLVFVMVAGPQILSAIFLATSENWRRNSAAFVGGAALSITLVVTIAYVLGVGAIGQGTSNTTVSAIILGALLLAMVHTYRTRDESEPPRWMGKLGAATPRFSFRFGFLLLGFFPTDVLTSVSVGSYLAARDAPWTDAVPFISLTLLILALPSLVLVAFGERAETFLPKVRNWMNTHSWIVTEVVIVFFIGMSLNNLLG